The proteins below come from a single Vibrio diazotrophicus genomic window:
- the soxR gene encoding redox-sensitive transcriptional activator SoxR translates to MEMTVGEVAKRSGVNVSTLHFYEQKGLIFSWRNQGNQRRYHRNVLRRIAVIKAAQMVGLTLEEISASLADLPKHQAPSRQQWEQMASSWSAMLEHRIQQLQALKNDLGGCIGCGCLSMESCAIYNPQDIRAEIFEDKTRLTNPEEWSGEVERPNC, encoded by the coding sequence ATGGAGATGACTGTCGGTGAAGTGGCTAAACGATCTGGGGTGAATGTCTCCACTCTGCACTTCTACGAACAAAAAGGGTTGATCTTTAGTTGGCGCAATCAAGGCAACCAACGCCGCTATCATAGAAATGTTCTGCGAAGAATCGCCGTGATTAAAGCGGCGCAGATGGTCGGCCTGACGTTAGAAGAGATCTCTGCCTCATTGGCAGATTTACCGAAGCATCAAGCACCCAGCCGTCAACAGTGGGAGCAAATGGCTTCGAGTTGGAGTGCTATGCTCGAACACCGTATTCAACAGTTACAAGCATTGAAAAACGATCTTGGTGGCTGCATTGGTTGCGGTTGTTTGTCGATGGAGTCGTGCGCCATTTACAACCCACAGGACATTCGAGCAGAAATCTTTGAGGACAAAACTCGCCTAACCAATCCTGAAGAGTGGTCTGGTGAAGTAGAGAGACCAAACTGTTAG